In the genome of Actinomadura graeca, one region contains:
- a CDS encoding class F sortase: MTHRGRRTRVLAAVVTGLSAVLLAAFFTVQATRDQPTAAAPPMPSPDASRPVERITTPDLPSSAPVRLEVPRIDVRTPLMKLAENPDRTIETPPLSRAQVAGWYRLGAAPGSRGAAVIIGHVDTTRGPGVFYRLGRLRPGDRTSVLRADGRTAVFEIDSVEHFGKDSFPTNRVYGDPGYAAIRLITCGGRFDPVTGHYVDNVIAFGHLLRSDEAR, encoded by the coding sequence GTGACGCATCGTGGCCGGCGTACGCGCGTCCTCGCCGCCGTCGTCACGGGGCTGTCCGCCGTCCTTTTGGCCGCGTTCTTCACCGTCCAGGCGACGCGGGATCAGCCGACGGCCGCCGCCCCGCCGATGCCGTCTCCTGACGCGTCCCGTCCGGTCGAGCGCATCACCACGCCGGACCTGCCGTCCTCGGCGCCCGTCCGCCTCGAAGTACCGCGCATCGACGTCCGGACCCCGCTGATGAAGCTGGCCGAGAACCCGGACCGGACCATCGAGACGCCACCCCTGAGCCGCGCCCAGGTGGCCGGCTGGTACCGGCTCGGCGCCGCGCCCGGCAGCCGCGGCGCCGCCGTGATCATCGGGCATGTGGACACGACGCGCGGCCCGGGCGTGTTCTACCGGCTGGGCCGACTACGTCCCGGGGACAGGACGAGCGTGCTGCGCGCCGACGGCCGCACCGCCGTATTCGAAATCGACTCCGTCGAGCACTTCGGCAAGGACAGCTTCCCCACGAACCGCGTCTACGGCGACCCCGGCTACGCGGCGATCCGCCTCATCACCTGTGGGGGACGCTTCGACCCCGTCACCGGTCATTACGTCGACAACGTCATCGCTTTCGGCCACCTGCTGCGCTCGGACGAGGCGCGCTGA
- a CDS encoding dihydrofolate reductase family protein yields the protein MRKIIAELFISLDGVVEAPDQWHFPYFNDEMGAAVGAALGAADTLLLGRKTYDSFAGAWPDREAAGGEDAEFAKSLGDARKIVVSNKQLEFTWRNTEQLKGDLLEAVTALKKEPGDGVIGMSGSVSVVRALLAARLIDELHLLVHPIAVRKGMRLFDEGDDSIPLKLISSETFETGVLNLFYAPAEPTAEATYDDAKTHLPEAQR from the coding sequence ATGCGGAAGATCATCGCGGAGCTGTTCATCTCGCTCGACGGCGTGGTCGAGGCACCCGACCAGTGGCACTTTCCTTACTTCAACGACGAGATGGGCGCGGCGGTCGGCGCCGCCCTGGGCGCCGCGGACACGCTGCTTCTGGGACGCAAGACCTACGACAGCTTCGCGGGGGCCTGGCCCGACCGGGAGGCGGCCGGCGGCGAGGACGCCGAGTTCGCGAAGTCCCTCGGCGATGCCCGGAAGATCGTGGTCTCCAACAAGCAACTGGAATTCACCTGGAGGAACACCGAGCAGCTCAAAGGCGACCTCCTTGAGGCGGTCACCGCTCTGAAGAAGGAGCCGGGCGACGGCGTCATCGGCATGTCCGGCTCGGTCTCGGTCGTCCGCGCGCTCCTGGCCGCCCGGCTGATCGACGAGTTGCACCTGCTGGTGCACCCGATCGCCGTCCGCAAGGGCATGCGGCTGTTCGACGAGGGCGACGACTCGATCCCACTGAAGCTGATTTCGTCCGAGACTTTTGAGACCGGCGTGCTCAACCTCTTCTACGCTCCCGCCGAGCCGACCGCCGAGGCCACGTACGACGATGCCAAGACCCACCTGCCCGAAGCACAGCGCTAA
- a CDS encoding MFS transporter produces MRSFSRARLQAQAQAQARALARRHRMANAVQQVVATVLQIQERSVTPPPPRRARPVSGTVSPSRDDLYRKTAFRVMPLLLLCHVVSFIDRTNIGIAQVRMEKDLGFSAQVHGLAVGLFLVGFLLFEVPSNMLLARIGARKTLLRIMVTWGVVTIVTSLATSPVLFCGARFLLGAAEAGWTRAGSPQRRSARSSTTSQPTRSTRAAPTGTGACCTRCAIPVSTCWAWSPAARTRSPTRSPSGRR; encoded by the coding sequence ATGCGGTCGTTCAGCCGAGCTCGTTTGCAGGCGCAGGCGCAGGCGCAGGCGCGGGCGCTGGCGCGTCGCCACAGGATGGCGAACGCCGTTCAGCAGGTCGTCGCCACCGTCCTGCAGATCCAGGAGCGCAGCGTGACCCCGCCCCCGCCGCGTAGAGCCCGTCCCGTTTCCGGAACCGTCTCCCCCTCCCGCGACGACCTGTACCGGAAGACCGCCTTCCGCGTCATGCCCTTGTTGCTGCTGTGCCACGTGGTCAGCTTCATCGACCGCACCAACATCGGCATCGCGCAGGTCAGGATGGAGAAGGATCTCGGGTTCAGTGCCCAGGTGCACGGCTTGGCCGTCGGATTGTTCCTCGTCGGCTTCCTCCTGTTCGAGGTCCCCAGCAACATGCTGCTGGCCCGTATCGGCGCTCGGAAGACGCTGCTGCGGATCATGGTCACCTGGGGCGTGGTCACGATCGTGACCTCGTTGGCGACCTCTCCCGTGCTGTTCTGCGGTGCCCGGTTCCTGCTCGGCGCGGCGGAGGCGGGGTGGACGCGGGCTGGCTCTCCGCAGAGGAGAAGCGCGCGGTCGTCAACGACCTCGCAGCCGACCAGGAGCACAAGGGCGGCGCCGACCGGCACGGGAGCATGCTGCACGCGCTGCGCGATCCCCGTGTCTACGTGCTGGGCCTGGTCTCCTGCGGCGCGTACACGCTCGCCAACGCGGTCTCCGTCTGGACGCCGATGA
- a CDS encoding MarR family winged helix-turn-helix transcriptional regulator: MESNAALVDRWRSLLTCYNTVACDLDRTLQEAHGLTMSEFEALDRLVEADCDKRRMQELAADMYLSQSALSRTVARLEKNGLVQRGLCESDRRGVFVSVTEAGRHRHAEARMTHSDILAKHLSDAPQAVA, translated from the coding sequence ATGGAGTCGAACGCTGCTCTGGTCGACCGGTGGCGGTCGCTGCTGACCTGCTACAACACCGTCGCGTGCGATCTCGATCGCACGCTGCAGGAGGCCCACGGCCTGACCATGAGCGAGTTCGAGGCACTCGACCGGCTCGTCGAGGCCGACTGTGACAAGCGCCGCATGCAGGAACTGGCAGCGGACATGTACCTCAGCCAGAGCGCCCTCTCCCGCACGGTCGCCCGTTTGGAGAAGAACGGCCTCGTCCAGCGCGGCCTCTGCGAGTCCGACCGCCGCGGCGTCTTCGTCAGCGTCACCGAGGCCGGCCGCCACCGCCATGCCGAGGCCAGAATGACCCACTCGGACATCCTCGCCAAGCACCTCTCGGACGCCCCGCAAGCGGTCGCCTGA
- a CDS encoding MFS transporter, with the protein MTITDTSPASAVRAPATGAPAEQTWTPRLWGVLAVLCAVLFLDGLDVSMVGVALPSIGSELGLSTTSLQWIVNGYVLGYGGLLLLGGRTADLLGRRRVFLIALAVFAVASLVGGLVNDGTLLIVTRFVKGLAAAFTAPTALSILTTSFHEGPARNRALSVFSVFGASGYSSGLILGGLLTSFGWRWTFLTPVPLAVIALVAGFALIPRDKPAADGGHDLVGAITLTGGMLLAVYTVVSAPDRGWLDPVTLGSVALAAALLIGFVVTENKVRHPLIRLGILRIGSIVRANLSIVALFGSYLSFQFMMTLYLQDVLHWSPLKMAMALLPAGLVVAFGSPFVGRLINRYGTARLIISSMLSLSLGYVWFLATAGDTPHYTFTVLPTMLLLGGGFAFGFSSIMAQATDGIEDAEQGLASGLVQTSGQVGAALVLAVVTALVAGGAHSGGGDFGEFHPGVNLVSGVAVVGLVLNVIPLLRRSRPAHA; encoded by the coding sequence GTGACTATCACCGACACCTCACCTGCCTCCGCTGTCCGCGCGCCGGCCACCGGCGCCCCGGCCGAACAGACCTGGACTCCTCGGCTGTGGGGGGTGCTCGCGGTGCTCTGCGCCGTGCTGTTCCTCGATGGACTCGACGTCTCCATGGTGGGCGTCGCGCTGCCCTCGATCGGATCCGAGCTCGGACTGTCGACGACCTCGCTTCAGTGGATCGTGAACGGCTATGTGCTGGGATATGGCGGGCTGCTCCTGCTGGGCGGCCGTACCGCGGATCTGCTCGGACGCCGCCGGGTCTTCCTCATCGCGCTGGCCGTGTTCGCGGTCGCGTCGCTTGTCGGGGGACTGGTCAATGACGGCACGCTCCTCATCGTCACCCGTTTTGTGAAGGGTCTCGCGGCGGCGTTCACCGCGCCGACCGCCCTGTCGATCCTGACCACCAGCTTTCACGAGGGACCCGCGCGCAACCGGGCGCTGTCGGTCTTCTCGGTCTTCGGCGCCAGCGGTTACTCGTCCGGGTTGATCCTGGGCGGGCTGCTCACGAGCTTCGGCTGGCGCTGGACGTTCTTGACCCCCGTCCCGCTCGCCGTGATCGCGCTTGTCGCCGGTTTCGCTCTGATTCCGCGTGACAAGCCGGCGGCGGACGGCGGACATGACCTCGTCGGTGCCATCACCCTGACCGGCGGAATGCTCCTCGCCGTGTACACCGTCGTCTCGGCACCGGACCGGGGCTGGCTCGACCCGGTCACTCTCGGTTCGGTCGCGTTGGCGGCGGCCCTGCTGATCGGCTTCGTCGTCACAGAGAACAAGGTGCGCCACCCGCTGATCCGTCTCGGCATCCTGCGGATCGGCTCGATCGTCCGCGCGAACCTGAGCATCGTCGCGCTCTTCGGGTCGTACCTGAGCTTCCAGTTCATGATGACCCTCTACCTGCAGGACGTCCTTCACTGGTCTCCGCTGAAGATGGCCATGGCGCTGTTGCCGGCCGGTCTCGTCGTCGCCTTCGGCTCCCCGTTCGTCGGCCGTCTCATCAACCGGTACGGGACGGCGCGGCTGATCATCAGCTCGATGCTGTCGCTCAGCCTCGGCTACGTGTGGTTCCTCGCCACCGCCGGTGACACCCCGCACTACACGTTCACCGTCCTGCCGACGATGCTCCTGCTGGGTGGAGGGTTCGCGTTCGGATTCAGCTCGATCATGGCCCAGGCCACCGACGGCATCGAGGACGCGGAGCAGGGGCTGGCCTCCGGTCTCGTCCAGACGTCGGGTCAGGTCGGTGCCGCCTTGGTGCTGGCCGTCGTGACCGCCCTCGTCGCGGGGGGCGCGCACAGCGGGGGCGGTGACTTCGGCGAGTTCCACCCGGGGGTCAACCTCGTCAGTGGCGTCGCGGTCGTGGGTCTCGTGCTGAACGTGATCCCGCTGCTCCGTCGTAGCCGTCCCGCACACGCCTGA
- a CDS encoding VIT domain-containing protein — MTVRILPLPETATPPAPDRGLGTLTTDKGNLPLDSVDVHASITGLVAGVEVVQGFRNPFDVPLEATYIFPLPDRAAVTALRMEAADRVIEGTLEERGQAREDYDTAIAAGKRAAIAEEDRPDVFAMRVGNILPDERVTIRIALSQPLPCETDESGSTATFRFPLVVAPRYIPGTPLEGERAGAGAADDTDAVPDASRISPPVLLPGFPNPVRLSITTVIDPAGLPLTEIRSALHVVKEEDDGDRTTLRVQPGERLNRDFILRLGYAGHESASLSLVADGSGDEGTFTLTVLPSGESRPAPRDVVLILDRSGSMQGWKMVAARRAAARIVDTLRNEDRFAVLSFDTVIERPRDLASGLADGTDRNRFHAVEHLATLNARGGTEMLAPLDEGCALLADSTRDRVLVLITDGQIGNEDQILARLEPRLQGVRVHTVGIDRAVNAGFLNRLAAMGQGISRLVESEDRLDEAMELIHRHIGSPLATDLTLHPTGLEIIPDSVTPRRPGTLFPGVPLVIAGRFRGAPSGAVSVRGTAADGTAWEQHANGTIGDDPAAVSIWARAHLRELEDHYAVGGPDDLERRIVDTSLTFGVLCRFTAFVAVDSRVATESGTLHQAVQPVELPDGWAAPHAPRVAHAAFMAPMDAVVPPPAMGYGAAPVPSGPPPAAPSMPGSHPRRGSARTTASVHRTPPQTYPTPPTPAPAPAEPEGKPRKATGTGARGGDTPESLKRARAPFMDELSAELKRLRSVPDDHDQRIAHLLTELLPLLDSLVERMEARRLDTTPLTALRDELRLLDTTSDQARVQGVWSQALQVLSTLTKEPRRPFWKRSR, encoded by the coding sequence GTGACCGTGCGCATCCTGCCGTTGCCCGAGACCGCGACGCCTCCGGCCCCCGACCGCGGCCTCGGCACGCTGACCACCGACAAAGGCAACCTGCCGCTCGACTCCGTTGACGTTCACGCCTCGATCACGGGGCTGGTGGCCGGAGTCGAGGTCGTCCAGGGATTCCGGAACCCATTCGACGTTCCCCTTGAAGCGACCTACATCTTCCCGCTCCCCGACCGCGCCGCCGTCACCGCCCTGCGCATGGAAGCGGCGGACCGCGTCATCGAGGGAACCCTGGAAGAACGAGGACAGGCTCGGGAGGACTACGACACCGCGATAGCCGCGGGCAAGCGGGCGGCGATCGCCGAGGAAGACCGCCCGGACGTCTTCGCCATGCGCGTGGGGAACATCCTGCCGGACGAGCGCGTCACGATCCGGATCGCGCTGAGCCAGCCCCTGCCCTGCGAGACGGACGAGTCGGGTTCCACCGCCACGTTCCGGTTCCCGCTGGTCGTGGCCCCCCGGTACATCCCCGGAACGCCCCTGGAAGGCGAGCGCGCGGGCGCAGGCGCAGCGGACGACACCGACGCCGTGCCCGACGCCTCGCGGATCAGCCCGCCGGTACTGCTGCCCGGATTCCCCAACCCCGTGCGGTTGTCGATCACCACTGTCATCGACCCGGCCGGTCTGCCTCTCACCGAGATCCGCTCCGCACTGCACGTGGTGAAGGAAGAAGACGACGGCGACCGTACGACTCTGCGGGTCCAGCCGGGCGAGCGCCTCAACCGCGACTTCATCCTGCGCCTCGGCTATGCGGGACACGAGAGCGCATCCCTGTCCCTGGTCGCGGACGGGTCCGGCGACGAGGGGACGTTCACCCTGACCGTCCTGCCCTCCGGGGAGTCCCGCCCGGCACCGCGCGACGTGGTGCTCATCCTCGACCGGTCCGGCAGCATGCAGGGCTGGAAGATGGTCGCCGCGCGCCGGGCCGCCGCCCGGATCGTCGATACCCTGCGCAACGAGGACAGGTTCGCCGTCCTGTCGTTCGACACCGTCATCGAACGCCCTCGCGACCTGGCCTCCGGGTTGGCGGACGGCACCGACCGCAACCGTTTCCACGCCGTCGAACACCTGGCGACGCTGAACGCGCGTGGCGGCACAGAGATGCTCGCCCCGCTCGACGAAGGCTGTGCCCTGCTCGCCGACTCCACCCGCGACCGGGTCCTCGTCCTCATCACCGACGGGCAGATCGGCAACGAAGACCAGATCCTCGCGCGCTTGGAGCCCCGCCTGCAGGGCGTCCGTGTCCACACGGTCGGCATCGACAGGGCCGTCAATGCGGGCTTCCTGAACCGCCTCGCCGCCATGGGCCAGGGCATATCCCGCCTCGTCGAGTCCGAAGACCGACTTGACGAGGCGATGGAGCTCATCCACCGCCACATCGGTTCACCGCTCGCCACCGACCTCACTCTCCACCCCACTGGCCTGGAGATCATTCCGGACTCGGTCACCCCGAGACGGCCGGGAACGCTCTTCCCGGGCGTACCCCTGGTCATCGCGGGTCGTTTCCGGGGCGCGCCGTCCGGCGCGGTTTCCGTCCGTGGCACCGCAGCCGATGGCACGGCCTGGGAGCAACATGCCAACGGCACGATCGGCGACGACCCCGCCGCCGTCTCCATCTGGGCTCGCGCCCACCTTCGCGAACTGGAGGACCACTACGCGGTCGGCGGTCCCGACGACCTCGAACGCCGGATCGTGGACACGTCCCTGACGTTCGGTGTCCTCTGCCGCTTCACCGCCTTCGTGGCCGTCGACAGCCGCGTGGCCACCGAGAGCGGCACCCTTCACCAGGCCGTCCAACCGGTGGAGCTACCCGACGGGTGGGCCGCCCCGCACGCGCCCCGGGTCGCCCACGCCGCCTTCATGGCCCCGATGGATGCCGTCGTCCCGCCACCCGCCATGGGATACGGTGCCGCGCCGGTTCCCAGCGGTCCGCCTCCCGCCGCCCCGTCCATGCCGGGCAGCCATCCCCGCCGCGGCTCGGCCCGCACAACCGCAAGCGTCCACAGGACGCCCCCGCAGACATACCCAACTCCCCCGACACCAGCACCGGCACCGGCGGAGCCAGAAGGGAAGCCACGAAAGGCAACAGGTACCGGAGCACGCGGTGGAGATACGCCGGAGTCCCTCAAGCGAGCCCGCGCCCCCTTCATGGACGAGCTGTCCGCGGAACTGAAGCGGCTCCGCAGCGTCCCCGACGATCACGACCAGCGGATCGCCCACCTGCTGACGGAGCTTCTCCCGCTCCTCGACTCCCTGGTCGAGCGAATGGAAGCCCGGCGACTCGACACCACGCCCCTGACCGCCCTCCGTGACGAACTTCGGCTTCTCGACACCACCTCCGACCAGGCGCGCGTCCAGGGAGTTTGGAGTCAGGCGCTCCAGGTCCTCAGCACCCTCACCAAGGAGCCGCGCCGCCCCTTCTGGAAACGCAGCAGATAG
- a CDS encoding MerR family transcriptional regulator, which yields MDGIWTIGELAEHAVAALATTESAQLSGRVRDMPNERLIRWYTTIGLVDPPLGRRGRAALYGPRHLLQLVAVKRRQALGRTIAEIQLELAAATDAMLEEIAALPSGGGTSAPPRPSATPSAPEAQEAVPPSGRHGSQVSARRAPASLPGSDNTSGRSARPPSPPITKKGADEGAHGPSIKSDPSDPPLAETTRTEDRGSSGQTPTSNDDSQHPVFGSRPITGSTSAEPPHPADNETRPDALISRTQSPGSSTAEPGSTHPRAPGATEAATTASAPGDPSPQTTQQARFWRARPDVSYGRAAVSVDYGSTRPGVVQGVRLAPGLTLLLDVPSLSGDDLAAIETAARPLLDELRRRGLVPSAEGPVPLPVDPPRRPQ from the coding sequence ATGGACGGCATCTGGACGATCGGCGAGCTGGCGGAACATGCGGTCGCGGCGCTCGCCACGACCGAGTCCGCGCAGCTCAGCGGCCGGGTGCGTGACATGCCCAACGAGCGGCTTATCCGCTGGTACACCACGATCGGCCTCGTCGACCCGCCGCTGGGGCGCCGCGGCCGCGCCGCGCTCTACGGCCCGCGCCATCTCCTCCAGCTCGTCGCGGTGAAGCGCCGCCAGGCCCTCGGCCGCACGATCGCCGAGATCCAGTTGGAACTGGCCGCCGCCACCGACGCGATGCTCGAAGAGATCGCGGCACTCCCCTCCGGCGGCGGCACATCGGCACCGCCGCGACCGTCGGCCACCCCCTCCGCCCCCGAGGCACAGGAGGCGGTTCCGCCCTCCGGGCGACACGGATCCCAGGTGTCCGCCCGCAGAGCGCCCGCATCACTTCCCGGGAGTGACAACACAAGCGGGCGCTCCGCGCGACCGCCCTCCCCGCCGATCACCAAGAAGGGCGCCGATGAGGGCGCCCACGGACCGTCCATCAAAAGCGACCCATCAGACCCACCTCTCGCGGAAACGACACGAACAGAAGACCGAGGAAGCTCCGGCCAGACGCCGACGAGCAATGACGACTCGCAACACCCGGTCTTCGGTAGCCGACCCATCACCGGAAGCACATCGGCCGAGCCACCGCACCCCGCAGACAACGAAACACGTCCCGATGCTCTGATCAGCCGGACTCAGAGCCCGGGGAGCAGCACCGCGGAACCGGGCTCCACTCACCCTCGCGCTCCGGGCGCGACTGAGGCGGCGACTACCGCAAGCGCCCCGGGAGACCCGAGTCCGCAGACCACTCAACAAGCCCGGTTCTGGCGCGCCCGCCCGGATGTGTCGTACGGGCGGGCCGCCGTGTCCGTCGACTACGGCTCCACCCGACCAGGAGTCGTCCAAGGTGTCCGGCTGGCGCCGGGCCTGACGCTGCTCCTGGACGTCCCCTCGCTGAGCGGTGACGACCTCGCCGCGATCGAGACCGCCGCACGGCCGCTGCTCGATGAGCTGCGACGGCGAGGTCTCGTCCCATCCGCCGAAGGGCCCGTGCCCTTGCCCGTCGATCCTCCCCGGAGGCCACAGTGA
- a CDS encoding nuclease-related domain-containing protein, translating into MRGSGVGASRAGASALFRYRELAAEHRWERRALRGVLACSAGVVAAGVSAWWAGPVVAVLVFVGHAVFTRVRPGPMANWRRGARAERRTGRRLARLDPAGYHVLHDRALPGSPANLDHLVVALTGVYAVASRRFRWGAGLRVEDSRLWAGRRSADDVVRTAVQAADTVAKILSGEMGDRVRVQPVVVVHGARLRRDGLRQGGVFFCPARAVPRALEGRPVILTSAQVAAIAAAGERLLRPMMETLFVE; encoded by the coding sequence GTGCGAGGCAGCGGTGTCGGTGCGTCCCGCGCCGGAGCATCGGCGCTGTTCCGCTACCGCGAGCTGGCCGCCGAGCACCGTTGGGAACGGCGCGCCTTGCGCGGAGTGCTGGCGTGTAGCGCCGGTGTGGTCGCCGCCGGGGTGAGCGCCTGGTGGGCGGGGCCCGTCGTCGCTGTTCTCGTCTTCGTCGGGCATGCGGTGTTCACGAGGGTTCGGCCGGGGCCCATGGCGAACTGGCGACGGGGCGCGCGGGCCGAGCGTCGTACCGGGAGGCGGCTGGCCAGGCTGGATCCGGCCGGCTATCACGTCCTGCATGACCGGGCGTTGCCGGGGAGCCCGGCGAACCTCGATCACCTTGTGGTCGCTCTGACAGGTGTGTACGCGGTCGCCAGCAGGCGATTCCGGTGGGGAGCGGGGCTGCGTGTGGAGGACTCCCGCCTGTGGGCGGGAAGGCGATCCGCCGACGACGTCGTACGTACCGCCGTGCAGGCGGCCGATACCGTCGCCAAGATTCTCTCCGGGGAGATGGGCGACCGAGTCCGGGTCCAGCCTGTGGTCGTTGTGCATGGGGCGCGGCTAAGACGGGACGGCCTGCGGCAGGGCGGGGTGTTCTTCTGTCCCGCCCGAGCGGTGCCGCGTGCCCTTGAGGGGCGGCCCGTGATCCTCACCAGCGCGCAGGTCGCCGCGATCGCCGCCGCCGGCGAGCGGCTGCTGCGTCCGATGATGGAGACGCTGTTCGTGGAATGA
- a CDS encoding sigma-70 family RNA polymerase sigma factor: MDDHLLVEALRARDPDAPTAVYDAYADRLYAYCWFQLHDRDAAQVALRDTFVVAEAHIDRLRDPDRFGPWLYAITRLECARRLPTRGRPPDVPVASHDQEDVDQRIMAWKAVLALRPLTREFLELRVRHQLSVPDLAAVFDMPVRDAQAALDRAHGELEGALTAEILAHQGPYGCAERALLLRERQGEPSAELSGRLLGHAQDCGTCGAFRPRTVSAAKVYGLLPSADLPAELRLRVMSCFLDPELIGYRLFVGARVTEFTSSGFPARAKRDASAPESFRSGRGPLRFVRSRRAHGVSARSEASTQAVRLLTALAVVALLVGGVFASVHGLLRLVGWDTGPVGTTPGRRPTAVPGVSQVPAEDDPPRVRPAEDGTMDAVPVSATFPLGSRASSAPPIALPSPPPEPTVPDRGAKGGRAPASERAFEVTPLFLDLAGHSDGSVELRAEGGPITWHATSWGRVRAGQSSGYLQPGRRTTVTVHVVRDARTGGEGGITFQPGGIRVRITWRPGAPGPGPEPSPTPTPADPGVPPMPSKSEGPGGPSSSGPRPPTSEETPQNGPSSASGPPPEVEPKPPSAGTISSSGNLPYDTPASSGQSPAPVPSGV; encoded by the coding sequence ATGGACGACCATCTTCTGGTCGAAGCGCTACGCGCGCGTGATCCGGATGCTCCGACCGCGGTGTACGACGCGTATGCCGACCGGCTCTACGCCTACTGCTGGTTCCAGTTGCATGACCGTGACGCGGCCCAGGTCGCGCTGCGCGACACATTCGTGGTCGCCGAGGCGCACATCGACCGGCTCCGTGACCCGGACCGGTTCGGGCCGTGGTTGTACGCCATCACCCGGCTGGAGTGCGCGCGGCGCCTGCCCACGCGCGGGCGTCCGCCCGACGTCCCGGTCGCCAGTCATGATCAAGAGGATGTCGACCAGCGCATCATGGCGTGGAAGGCCGTTCTCGCGCTTCGTCCGCTGACGCGGGAGTTCCTGGAATTGCGGGTCCGGCATCAGCTGTCGGTCCCCGACCTGGCGGCGGTCTTCGACATGCCGGTCAGGGACGCGCAGGCCGCGCTCGACCGTGCGCACGGAGAGCTGGAAGGGGCGCTGACGGCGGAGATCCTCGCGCACCAAGGACCCTACGGCTGTGCCGAACGGGCGTTGCTCCTGCGCGAGCGGCAAGGGGAGCCGTCTGCGGAACTCAGCGGCCGGCTTCTCGGGCATGCGCAGGACTGCGGGACCTGCGGAGCATTCCGTCCGCGCACGGTGTCGGCGGCCAAGGTCTACGGGTTGCTGCCGAGCGCTGATCTTCCGGCAGAGTTGCGGCTCCGCGTCATGAGCTGCTTTCTGGATCCGGAATTGATCGGTTATCGGCTTTTTGTCGGTGCACGGGTCACGGAATTCACGTCTTCAGGGTTCCCGGCCCGGGCCAAGCGGGACGCGTCCGCACCTGAGTCGTTCCGCTCCGGGCGAGGCCCATTGCGGTTCGTCCGCTCCCGGAGGGCGCATGGGGTGTCCGCTAGGAGCGAGGCATCAACTCAGGCTGTCCGCCTGCTCACGGCACTCGCGGTCGTGGCGCTCCTCGTCGGCGGGGTCTTCGCCTCTGTGCACGGGCTCCTCCGGCTGGTGGGCTGGGACACCGGCCCGGTGGGCACCACCCCGGGACGTCGTCCCACCGCCGTGCCCGGCGTCTCGCAGGTGCCCGCCGAGGACGATCCTCCTCGTGTTCGGCCGGCCGAGGACGGGACCATGGACGCCGTCCCAGTGTCGGCCACCTTCCCCCTCGGCTCACGTGCCTCGTCCGCGCCACCTATCGCCCTGCCCTCACCACCGCCGGAGCCCACCGTGCCGGACCGCGGGGCGAAGGGCGGCAGAGCGCCCGCCTCGGAGCGGGCTTTTGAAGTCACGCCACTCTTCCTCGACCTGGCCGGACATTCGGACGGGTCGGTGGAACTGCGTGCAGAAGGCGGTCCCATCACCTGGCACGCCACCTCCTGGGGCCGCGTAAGAGCGGGCCAGTCGTCTGGGTACCTCCAGCCTGGACGGAGGACGACCGTCACCGTGCACGTCGTCCGAGACGCGCGGACGGGTGGGGAGGGGGGCATCACCTTCCAGCCGGGTGGGATTCGTGTGCGCATCACTTGGCGGCCAGGTGCACCCGGTCCGGGCCCGGAGCCCTCGCCTACTCCGACTCCCGCAGATCCGGGGGTACCTCCTATGCCGTCGAAGTCCGAAGGGCCCGGTGGTCCGTCTTCCTCCGGGCCGAGACCGCCGACGTCAGAGGAAACGCCACAGAACGGGCCCTCGTCCGCCTCCGGCCCGCCGCCGGAAGTCGAACCCAAACCGCCGTCTGCGGGCACTATCTCGTCCTCGGGCAACCTGCCCTACGACACACCGGCTTCCTCGGGGCAGAGCCCAGCGCCTGTTCCGTCCGGAGTTTGA